One Streptomyces sp. NBC_01217 genomic region harbors:
- the lon gene encoding endopeptidase La: protein MATESNAVTPLALPVLPLDDEVVLPGMVVPLDLSDNDVRAAVEAAQAAARQGGGKPEVLLVPRIDGTYTGTGVIGTVEQVGRLSDGDPGALIRGRGRVRIGAGTSGPGGALWVEGTRVDAVVPDPLPGAAAELVKEYKALATSWLKKRGAWQVVDRVQQIEDISALADNSGYSPFLTTAQKVQLLETVDAVARLKLAIQWLGEHLAEQDVAESIAKDVQEGVDKQQREFLLRRQLEAVRKELSELNGDPGDESDDYRARVEAADLPAHVREAALKEVDKLERSSDQSPEGSWIRTWVDTILELPWNERTEDAYDIRGAQAVLDAEHAGLQDVKERITEYLAVRKRRSERGLGVVGGRRGGAVLALVGPPGVGKTSLGESVAHAMGRKFVRVALGGVRDEAEIRGHRRTYVGALPGRIVRAIKEAGSMNPVVLLDEIDKVGSDFRGDPAAALLEVLDPAQNHTFRDHYLEVELDLSDVVFLATANVLEAIPEALLDRMELVRLDGYTEDEKVVIARDHLLPRQLERAGLEKDEVTLDESALRKLAGEYTREAGVRNLERAVARLLRKVAAQHELGDRELPFTVTEADLRALIGRPHHVPESAQDPAERRTSVPGVATGLAVTGAGGDVLFVEASLADPETGASGLTLTGQLGDVMKESAQIALSFLRSHGAELELPVADLKDRGVHIHFPAGAVPKDGPSAGITMTTALASLLSGRLVRTDVAMTGEVSLTGRVLPIGGLKQKLLAAHRAGITTVVIPKRNEADLDDVPAEVLDTLEVHPVTDVRQVLEIALAPATAARPEERIPAAA from the coding sequence ATGGCTACCGAGTCCAATGCGGTCACTCCGCTCGCCCTGCCCGTGCTGCCGCTCGACGACGAGGTCGTGCTGCCCGGGATGGTGGTGCCTCTGGACCTGTCCGACAACGATGTACGCGCCGCCGTGGAGGCCGCGCAGGCCGCAGCCCGCCAGGGCGGCGGCAAGCCCGAGGTGCTTCTTGTGCCGCGGATCGACGGGACGTACACCGGCACCGGTGTCATCGGCACCGTCGAGCAGGTCGGACGGCTTTCGGACGGAGATCCGGGCGCGCTCATCCGCGGCCGTGGCCGGGTTCGGATCGGGGCCGGGACCAGTGGACCGGGCGGAGCGCTCTGGGTGGAGGGGACACGGGTTGACGCGGTCGTCCCCGACCCGCTCCCCGGAGCCGCGGCCGAGCTGGTCAAGGAGTACAAGGCGCTCGCCACCAGCTGGCTGAAGAAGCGCGGCGCCTGGCAGGTCGTGGACCGGGTCCAGCAGATCGAGGACATCTCCGCGCTCGCCGACAATTCCGGTTACTCACCCTTCCTCACCACCGCCCAGAAGGTGCAGCTCCTGGAGACCGTGGACGCGGTCGCCCGGCTGAAGCTCGCCATCCAGTGGCTCGGCGAACACCTCGCCGAACAGGACGTCGCCGAGTCCATCGCCAAGGACGTCCAGGAGGGCGTCGACAAGCAGCAGCGCGAATTCCTGCTGCGGCGCCAGCTGGAAGCCGTACGCAAGGAACTGTCCGAGCTCAACGGCGACCCGGGGGACGAGTCCGACGACTACCGGGCGCGCGTCGAGGCCGCCGACCTTCCCGCGCATGTCCGCGAGGCCGCGCTCAAGGAGGTCGACAAGCTGGAGCGCTCCTCCGACCAGAGCCCCGAGGGCTCCTGGATTCGAACCTGGGTAGACACCATCCTCGAACTGCCTTGGAACGAGCGGACCGAGGACGCGTACGACATCCGCGGCGCCCAGGCCGTCCTCGACGCCGAGCACGCGGGCCTGCAGGACGTGAAGGAGCGGATCACCGAGTACCTGGCGGTGCGCAAGCGGCGTTCCGAGCGCGGTCTCGGGGTCGTCGGCGGGCGTCGTGGCGGCGCGGTGCTGGCCCTCGTGGGGCCGCCCGGCGTAGGCAAGACGTCCCTCGGTGAGTCCGTCGCGCACGCCATGGGGCGCAAGTTCGTCCGTGTCGCGCTCGGCGGTGTGCGGGACGAGGCGGAGATCCGCGGCCACCGGCGTACGTACGTCGGCGCCCTGCCGGGACGTATCGTCCGCGCCATCAAGGAGGCCGGTTCGATGAACCCGGTCGTCCTGCTCGACGAGATCGACAAGGTCGGCTCCGACTTCCGGGGCGACCCGGCCGCCGCCCTGCTCGAAGTCCTCGACCCGGCGCAGAACCACACCTTCCGCGACCACTACCTGGAGGTCGAACTCGACCTCAGCGACGTCGTCTTCCTGGCGACGGCCAATGTGCTCGAAGCCATTCCGGAGGCCCTGCTCGACCGCATGGAGCTGGTCAGGCTCGATGGCTACACCGAGGACGAGAAGGTCGTCATCGCCCGGGACCACCTGCTCCCGCGCCAGCTGGAGCGGGCCGGTCTGGAGAAGGACGAGGTGACGCTCGACGAGTCCGCGCTGCGCAAGCTGGCCGGCGAGTACACCCGTGAAGCGGGCGTACGGAACCTGGAGCGGGCCGTCGCCCGGCTGCTCCGCAAGGTCGCGGCCCAGCACGAACTGGGCGACCGGGAGCTGCCGTTCACGGTCACCGAGGCGGATCTGCGCGCTCTGATCGGCCGCCCGCACCACGTCCCCGAGTCCGCCCAGGACCCGGCCGAGCGCCGCACCTCGGTGCCGGGTGTGGCCACCGGGCTCGCGGTGACCGGCGCAGGTGGTGACGTGCTGTTCGTGGAGGCCTCGCTGGCCGACCCGGAGACCGGGGCGTCCGGACTGACCCTCACCGGTCAGCTCGGCGACGTCATGAAGGAGTCCGCGCAGATCGCGCTGAGCTTCCTGCGGTCGCACGGCGCGGAGCTGGAGCTGCCGGTCGCGGATCTCAAGGACCGCGGAGTGCACATCCACTTCCCGGCGGGCGCGGTCCCCAAGGACGGCCCGAGCGCCGGTATCACGATGACCACGGCGCTGGCCTCGCTGCTCTCGGGGCGGCTGGTCCGTACGGACGTGGCGATGACCGGTGAGGTCTCGCTGACCGGTCGGGTGCTGCCGATCGGCGGCCTGAAGCAGAAGCTGCTCGCCGCGCACCGGGCCGGGATCACCACCGTGGTGATCCCGAAGCGGAACGAGGCCGACCTGGACGACGTCCCGGCCGAGGTCCTGGACACCCTGGAGGTCCACCCGGTGACGGACGTCCGCCAGGTGCTGGAGATCGCCCTCGCCCCGGCCACCGCGGCCAGGCCCGAGGAGAGGATCCCGGCCGCGGCGTAG
- a CDS encoding polysaccharide deacetylase family protein, translated as MKTKPTGTALAAALVTALTLTLGGCSLQTTAPASARGDAGSDAKGSFGPVDCRKAKCIALTFDAGPGEDTPRLLDILKREKVHATFFLLGRNHVRKHPDTVRRLAAEGHEVANHTWTHKILTDRKPSEIRAELEKTQDAIAAITGRKPRLMRPPQGRTDDTVADICKDLGLSQILWSATAKDYSTTDSALIRKRILDQAGRDGIILLHDIYKGTVPAVPGIIEALKKQGYTFVTVPQLMAPAEPVPGTVYRP; from the coding sequence ATGAAGACGAAGCCGACCGGTACGGCGTTGGCTGCCGCCCTTGTGACGGCGCTCACCCTGACGCTGGGCGGCTGCTCCCTGCAGACCACCGCACCGGCCTCGGCGCGGGGTGACGCGGGCTCCGACGCCAAGGGCTCCTTCGGCCCGGTGGACTGCCGCAAGGCGAAGTGCATCGCCCTGACCTTCGACGCGGGACCGGGCGAGGACACCCCTCGTCTGCTGGACATCCTCAAGCGGGAGAAGGTGCACGCGACCTTCTTCCTGCTGGGCAGGAACCACGTCAGGAAGCACCCCGACACGGTGCGCAGACTCGCCGCCGAGGGGCACGAGGTGGCCAACCACACCTGGACCCACAAGATCCTGACGGACCGCAAGCCCTCCGAGATACGCGCCGAGCTGGAGAAGACGCAGGACGCGATAGCGGCGATCACCGGCAGGAAGCCGCGCCTGATGCGCCCGCCGCAGGGCCGCACCGACGACACCGTCGCGGACATCTGCAAGGACCTGGGACTCTCCCAGATCCTGTGGAGCGCCACCGCCAAGGACTACTCCACCACCGACTCGGCGCTGATCAGGAAGCGCATCCTGGACCAGGCGGGCAGGGACGGCATCATCCTGCTGCACGACATCTACAAGGGGACGGTGCCCGCGGTGCCGGGCATCATCGAAGCGCTGAAGAAGCAGGGCTATACGTTCGTCACCGTCCCGCAGCTGATGGCACCCGCGGAGCCGGTGCCGGGGACCGTGTACCGCCCCTGA
- a CDS encoding lysozyme gives MPVLRSGPGTPHHSRFAAAGTLLAALSLLLTLPGAASATGTHDAAKTPTRGTATMGMGVIAHDGQGGLPRDTRAVQTEGVDVSSHQGNVDWATLWNSGVKWAYAKATEGTYYTNPYFAQQYNGSYNIGMIRGAYHFATPDTTSGATQANYFVDHGGGWSRDGKTLPGVLDIEWNPYGDQCYGKTAAGMVSWIRDFVNTYKARTGRDAVIYTATSWWQTCTGNNAGFASTNPLWVARYNTTVGTLPAGWSYYTIWQYTSSGPYVGDHNHFNGALDRVQALANG, from the coding sequence ATGCCCGTGCTCAGATCCGGACCCGGAACCCCCCACCACTCGCGCTTCGCCGCCGCAGGAACCCTGCTCGCGGCCCTCTCCCTCCTCCTCACCCTGCCCGGCGCGGCAAGCGCCACGGGCACCCATGACGCCGCCAAGACCCCCACCCGCGGCACGGCCACGATGGGCATGGGTGTCATCGCCCACGACGGCCAGGGCGGACTGCCGCGCGACACCCGCGCCGTCCAGACCGAAGGCGTGGACGTCAGCAGCCACCAGGGCAACGTCGACTGGGCGACGCTCTGGAACAGCGGTGTGAAGTGGGCCTACGCCAAGGCCACCGAGGGCACGTACTACACGAACCCGTACTTCGCGCAGCAGTACAACGGCTCGTACAACATCGGGATGATCCGGGGCGCGTACCACTTCGCCACCCCGGACACCACGAGCGGTGCCACCCAGGCCAACTACTTCGTGGACCACGGGGGCGGCTGGTCGCGCGACGGCAAGACCCTGCCCGGCGTCCTCGACATCGAGTGGAACCCGTACGGCGACCAGTGCTACGGCAAGACCGCGGCCGGCATGGTCTCCTGGATCCGCGACTTCGTGAACACCTACAAGGCGCGCACCGGACGCGACGCGGTCATCTACACCGCGACCAGCTGGTGGCAGACCTGCACCGGGAACAACGCGGGCTTCGCCTCCACCAACCCGCTGTGGGTGGCCCGCTACAACACCACGGTGGGCACGCTCCCGGCCGGCTGGAGCTACTACACGATCTGGCAGTACACCTCGTCCGGCCCCTACGTCGGCGACCACAACCACTTCAACGGCGCCCTCGACCGCGTACAGGCTCTCGCGAACGGCTGA
- a CDS encoding MarR family winged helix-turn-helix transcriptional regulator — MRGVDVHGSESGSEPGATGESGVDHAFLALERELAVFLRRARANSGEMAREVHPELEAAAYGLLVRLESAGQQRATDLAAYFGVGKATMSRQLRALENLGLVSREPDPADGRASLVRLTAEGLARYSSVRDARRARYVRKLADWDRTEVAELARLLHHLNARAED, encoded by the coding sequence ATGAGGGGTGTTGACGTGCACGGGAGCGAAAGCGGTAGTGAACCCGGCGCGACCGGGGAAAGTGGTGTGGACCACGCATTCCTTGCCCTGGAGCGGGAGTTGGCCGTCTTCCTGCGCAGGGCGCGGGCCAACTCCGGGGAAATGGCCCGCGAGGTCCACCCCGAACTGGAGGCCGCCGCCTATGGACTCCTCGTACGGCTGGAGTCGGCCGGGCAGCAGCGGGCCACCGATCTCGCAGCCTACTTCGGGGTCGGCAAGGCGACCATGAGCCGTCAACTGCGCGCCCTGGAGAACCTCGGACTGGTGTCGCGCGAGCCGGATCCGGCCGACGGCCGGGCCTCTCTCGTCCGCCTCACCGCCGAGGGGCTGGCCCGCTACAGCAGCGTCCGCGACGCCCGCCGCGCCCGCTATGTGCGCAAACTCGCCGACTGGGACCGGACGGAGGTGGCCGAACTGGCCCGTTTGCTGCACCACTTGAACGCCCGCGCCGAGGACTGA
- a CDS encoding protein phosphatase 2C domain-containing protein, with translation MHMELATAAGSTGRPNEDWAATALPASGQGGTLVLLDGVTPPQGDDGCVHSVPWFTARLGGSLVELSGSQRDLTLQEILAESIRRTADTHRSSCDLSHVRTPQATVVMARWDEREIEHLVLSDSALLFEAPDGTVHPLLDDRLDRLPPGSLASEAIADAQVRNKEGGFFTAAADPSVSARAVTGRTPLGRVRALAAMTDGAARWTEMFREGDWADCLGVLRKEGTQGLIDRVRALEDADTRRTYLRRGKTHDDATAVYVVL, from the coding sequence ATGCACATGGAACTCGCCACCGCCGCCGGCAGCACCGGACGCCCGAACGAGGACTGGGCCGCCACCGCACTGCCCGCCTCCGGCCAGGGTGGGACGCTGGTCCTGCTCGACGGGGTGACACCGCCACAGGGTGACGACGGTTGTGTGCACTCGGTCCCCTGGTTCACCGCACGGCTGGGCGGCTCGCTGGTCGAACTGTCTGGTTCGCAACGGGATCTGACCCTCCAGGAGATCCTGGCGGAGTCCATTCGACGCACCGCCGACACACACCGCAGTTCCTGTGACCTTTCTCACGTGAGGACACCGCAGGCGACGGTGGTCATGGCGCGCTGGGACGAACGGGAGATCGAGCACCTGGTGCTCTCCGACTCCGCACTGCTGTTCGAGGCCCCGGACGGAACCGTGCACCCCCTGCTCGACGACCGGCTGGACCGCCTGCCGCCCGGCTCGCTGGCGAGCGAGGCGATCGCCGACGCACAGGTACGGAACAAGGAGGGCGGCTTCTTCACCGCCGCCGCCGATCCCTCCGTGTCGGCCCGTGCGGTCACCGGGCGCACCCCGCTCGGCCGGGTGCGGGCGCTGGCCGCGATGACCGACGGGGCGGCCCGCTGGACCGAGATGTTCCGCGAGGGCGACTGGGCGGACTGCCTCGGGGTGCTCCGCAAGGAGGGGACGCAGGGGCTGATCGACCGCGTCCGGGCCCTGGAGGACGCGGACACACGGCGTACGTATCTGCGCCGCGGCAAGACCCACGACGACGCGACGGCCGTCTACGTGGTGCTGTGA